One stretch of Tepiditoga spiralis DNA includes these proteins:
- the dxs gene encoding 1-deoxy-D-xylulose-5-phosphate synthase, producing the protein MKDYKKEKMLYNATRKMNYKQLDGFAKNIRKYIYNIVSKGNGHLASNLGVVELTLAMYRTFNPEEDVIIWDTSHQAYVHKLLTGRWGAFKTLRKLNGISGFTNINESRTDRFIAGHAATSIAAGIGYALGDKVLEKSRSIVTVIGDGAFTSGMALESLNQLKYQKTNIKIILNSNDMAISNNVGTLSTLFSKIRVKKSYNTIKKYIKESLNDSEIGQDLELILKKLRNGMKYSIYSEPAGFFEDMGIKYYGPVDGHNIKELELFMKCLKNYNNGPAVLQVLTTKGKGIEKAEKNPSKFHGMSIKKEGLSYSKIVGKTLSILKDYRYLAFTAAMTSGTGLDELKKEAPEKMIDMGITEPSIVTTAAALSLTGILPIVDIYSTFLQRAYDSLIHDVSLQSLPVLFLLDRAGLVGEDGPTHHGIFDIAYLRPIPNIEVLTPLDGFDLANMIYTSIVKEINKPRFIRFPKEYYLGKEEDLFKSLKEVNYNWKYLKKSNSNIYALAVGTLSKTVYKALKDYEVNIIGVRSIKPIDNNIMNEINKNASIVITYEEGILQGGFNEEIKNKKVYAYGIKDFVTHGTREELLKICELDLVSIKTNFEKILERVNLS; encoded by the coding sequence ATGAAAGATTATAAAAAAGAAAAAATGCTTTATAATGCAACAAGAAAAATGAATTATAAACAACTTGATGGATTTGCAAAAAATATAAGAAAGTATATTTATAATATTGTGTCAAAAGGAAATGGTCATCTTGCTTCAAATTTAGGAGTTGTAGAATTAACTCTTGCAATGTACAGAACCTTTAATCCAGAAGAAGATGTTATTATATGGGATACAAGTCATCAAGCATATGTACATAAGCTCCTCACTGGAAGGTGGGGAGCATTTAAAACATTAAGAAAATTAAATGGTATTAGTGGTTTTACAAATATAAATGAATCAAGAACTGATAGATTTATTGCAGGACATGCAGCAACCTCTATTGCAGCAGGTATTGGTTATGCACTTGGAGATAAAGTCTTAGAAAAATCAAGAAGTATTGTTACTGTAATTGGAGATGGTGCTTTTACAAGTGGAATGGCTTTAGAATCTTTAAATCAATTAAAGTATCAAAAAACAAACATAAAAATAATTTTAAATAGTAATGATATGGCTATATCAAATAATGTTGGAACACTTTCAACTTTGTTTTCTAAAATACGTGTTAAAAAATCATATAATACAATAAAAAAATATATAAAAGAGAGTTTAAATGATTCTGAAATAGGGCAAGATTTAGAACTAATATTAAAAAAATTAAGAAATGGAATGAAATACAGTATTTATTCAGAACCAGCTGGTTTTTTTGAAGATATGGGAATAAAGTATTATGGCCCAGTAGATGGTCATAACATAAAAGAATTAGAGTTATTTATGAAGTGTTTAAAAAATTATAATAATGGTCCAGCTGTTTTACAAGTTCTTACAACAAAAGGAAAAGGAATTGAAAAAGCAGAAAAGAATCCATCTAAATTTCATGGTATGTCTATAAAAAAAGAAGGGTTGTCTTATAGCAAAATAGTTGGTAAAACTTTATCGATATTAAAAGATTATCGATATTTAGCCTTTACAGCAGCTATGACATCAGGGACAGGACTTGATGAATTAAAAAAAGAAGCTCCAGAAAAAATGATTGATATGGGAATTACTGAACCAAGTATAGTAACTACAGCAGCAGCACTATCTTTAACAGGTATACTTCCTATTGTTGATATTTATTCTACATTTTTACAAAGAGCTTATGATTCTTTAATACACGATGTTTCTTTACAATCTTTACCTGTTTTATTTTTATTAGATAGAGCTGGATTAGTTGGTGAAGATGGACCAACTCACCATGGGATTTTTGATATAGCTTATTTAAGACCAATTCCAAATATAGAAGTTTTAACTCCATTGGATGGTTTTGATCTAGCAAACATGATTTATACGTCAATAGTTAAAGAAATAAATAAACCAAGGTTTATAAGATTTCCAAAAGAATATTATCTTGGAAAAGAGGAAGATCTTTTTAAGAGTCTAAAAGAAGTAAATTATAATTGGAAGTATTTAAAAAAATCAAATTCAAATATTTATGCACTTGCCGTTGGAACGCTATCTAAAACTGTTTATAAGGCTTTAAAAGATTATGAAGTTAATATAATAGGAGTAAGAAGTATAAAACCAATAGATAATAATATAATGAATGAAATAAATAAGAATGCATCTATAGTAATTACTTATGAAGAAGGTATTTTACAAGGCGGTTTTAATGAAGAAATAAAAAATAAAAAGGTATATGCATATGGTATAAAGGATTTTGTAACTCATGGAACGCGTGAAGAACTTTTAAAAATTTGTGAACTTGATTTAGTGTCTATAAAAACTAATTTTGAAAAGATACTTGAAAGGGTGAATTTATCTTGA
- the nusB gene encoding transcription antitermination factor NusB has protein sequence MPVPKRKIREAVIESIFQLNFFEIKLDELIENLNDICKEKKINMEEPLIYVKYIKENLSSIDKIIEDNLKNWSFDRIGNVEKSVLRLAIYEILEKKETPIKVIIDEAIELSKKYSEETSGKFVNGILDRIARKYERL, from the coding sequence GTGCCTGTACCAAAAAGAAAAATTAGAGAAGCTGTTATAGAAAGTATATTTCAATTAAATTTTTTTGAAATAAAATTAGATGAATTAATTGAAAATCTTAATGATATATGTAAAGAAAAAAAAATAAATATGGAAGAACCTTTAATTTATGTAAAGTATATAAAAGAAAATTTATCTTCAATAGATAAAATAATTGAAGATAATTTAAAAAATTGGTCTTTTGATAGAATAGGAAATGTTGAAAAAAGTGTATTAAGATTAGCAATTTATGAAATATTAGAAAAAAAAGAAACTCCCATTAAGGTTATAATAGACGAAGCTATTGAATTATCAAAAAAATATTCAGAAGAAACGTCTGGGAAATTTGTTAATGGAATATTAGATAGGATTGCGAGGAAATATGAAAGATTATAA
- a CDS encoding Asp23/Gls24 family envelope stress response protein — MSIKEENNFGQINISETVLKNIAYKSLEKFLKEEKIYNLKIEKDLPKNIKIGKNEDQSITVTVKTAAKYGENIVEFSKKLQELIKNELEKMADVYVTNIEVIVESLEYPITEELEQSIIETKEYEEKTEE; from the coding sequence ATGTCTATAAAAGAAGAAAATAATTTTGGACAAATAAATATTTCTGAAACTGTTTTAAAAAATATAGCTTACAAATCTCTTGAAAAATTTTTAAAGGAAGAAAAAATATATAATTTAAAAATAGAAAAAGATTTACCAAAAAATATAAAAATAGGAAAAAATGAGGATCAAAGTATAACAGTTACAGTTAAAACAGCTGCTAAATATGGAGAAAATATAGTTGAATTTTCTAAAAAATTACAAGAATTAATAAAAAACGAATTAGAAAAAATGGCTGATGTTTATGTAACTAATATAGAAGTAATTGTAGAATCTCTTGAATACCCTATTACCGAAGAATTAGAACAATCAATAATTGAAACAAAAGAATATGAAGAAAAAACTGAGGAGTGA
- the mutS gene encoding DNA mismatch repair protein MutS, translating to MASLTPMIRQYLEIKEQYKDAVLLFRLGDFYETFFEDAKRVSDILQIVLTNRNGHPMAGIPYHALDNYLKKLLENGLKVAICEQLENPEDAKGIIKREVTRIITPGTIIEENMLDEINSFSLLIKKNDDRKYIVSIFDFSTGEVYLDSFEFNESELIDFIISSNFVQILLSEELKDLSKKIKEINNKIYIESLDEWYFSKNYKNQLEESYGSIDFNILGFSKDELITFSAVLKYLEVTQFSKVKHFKIPKRLKTLEYMYIDSNTVTNLGLIPSNETKGKTLYDILKKTKTPMGNRLLREYLLRPLIDKNVIENRLNNVEIMYKDRLLMNELKEYLSYIRDIDRISTRISLLKATPSDILALKTSLNAIPYIYELLESSELSNFFEDINLLQNIKEKINNTLFENANNDVGKGFVIKEGVSKELDEYRNLSFDIDKILKEIENKEKEKTGITKLKVGRNKIYGFYVEVSKTQANLVPEYYIRRQTLTNNERFIFEELKDLEKKMIIAEDKIRKIEKKLYLELLEWLNSYTQKIKKLSDKISELDVLRSFAEISVLNNYVRPTFTENKKSKIMQGRHPVVEKFSKEYTSNDFDIDNENFFIILTGPNMSGKSTYLRQVGIISVMAQIGCFVPAKKALLPIYDRIFTRIGARDDIITGKSTFLMEMLEMSTILNNATKNSLVLLDEVGRGTSTLDGISVAWAISEYIFQVIGSISIFATHYTELTMMADIYEGVTTKRVKVLETENGVIFLHKIEDGVSDNSYGIEVAKLAGFPIDIITRSKEVLDLISNKIDLENNLKKMKNVKKKRYKVPKGQIKIF from the coding sequence ATGGCTTCTCTTACTCCTATGATAAGACAATATCTTGAAATAAAAGAACAATATAAAGATGCTGTTTTACTATTTAGATTAGGCGATTTTTATGAAACTTTTTTTGAAGATGCTAAAAGAGTAAGTGATATACTACAAATAGTTTTAACTAATAGAAATGGACATCCAATGGCTGGTATTCCATATCATGCTCTTGATAATTATTTAAAAAAATTGTTAGAAAATGGTTTGAAAGTTGCAATTTGTGAGCAACTTGAAAATCCAGAAGATGCAAAGGGTATAATAAAACGTGAAGTAACTAGAATTATTACTCCAGGTACAATTATAGAAGAAAATATGCTAGATGAAATTAATAGTTTTTCATTATTGATTAAAAAAAATGATGACAGAAAATATATTGTCAGCATTTTTGATTTTTCAACTGGAGAGGTCTATTTAGATTCTTTTGAATTTAATGAATCTGAATTAATAGATTTTATTATTTCATCAAATTTTGTACAAATTCTTTTGTCTGAAGAACTAAAAGATTTATCAAAAAAAATAAAAGAAATTAATAATAAAATTTATATAGAATCTTTAGATGAATGGTATTTTTCAAAAAATTATAAAAATCAATTGGAAGAAAGTTATGGTTCAATTGATTTTAATATATTAGGTTTTTCAAAAGATGAATTAATAACTTTTTCTGCTGTTTTAAAGTATTTAGAAGTAACACAATTTTCAAAAGTAAAACATTTTAAAATTCCAAAAAGATTAAAAACCTTAGAATATATGTATATTGACAGTAATACAGTTACAAATTTAGGATTAATACCTTCTAATGAAACAAAAGGAAAAACATTATATGATATTTTAAAGAAAACAAAGACTCCTATGGGAAATAGATTATTACGTGAATATTTATTAAGGCCTTTAATAGATAAAAACGTCATAGAAAACAGATTGAATAATGTTGAAATAATGTACAAAGATAGACTTTTAATGAATGAACTAAAGGAATATTTATCATACATAAGAGATATTGATAGAATTTCTACAAGAATCTCTTTATTAAAAGCTACTCCGAGTGATATTTTAGCTTTAAAAACATCTTTAAATGCTATACCTTATATTTATGAATTATTAGAAAGTAGTGAGCTATCAAATTTTTTTGAAGATATTAATTTACTTCAAAATATAAAAGAAAAAATAAATAACACATTATTTGAAAATGCAAATAATGATGTAGGAAAAGGTTTTGTAATAAAAGAAGGTGTTTCTAAAGAATTAGATGAGTATAGAAATTTATCTTTTGATATAGATAAAATATTAAAAGAAATAGAAAATAAAGAAAAAGAAAAAACTGGTATTACTAAATTAAAAGTTGGAAGAAACAAAATATATGGATTTTATGTAGAAGTTTCAAAAACGCAAGCAAATTTAGTTCCAGAATACTATATAAGAAGACAAACATTAACTAATAATGAAAGATTTATTTTTGAAGAATTAAAAGATTTAGAAAAAAAGATGATAATAGCAGAAGATAAGATTAGGAAAATAGAAAAAAAATTGTATTTAGAATTATTAGAATGGCTAAATTCTTATACTCAAAAGATTAAAAAATTATCTGATAAAATTTCTGAATTAGATGTTTTAAGATCTTTTGCGGAAATTTCTGTGTTAAATAATTATGTAAGACCAACTTTTACAGAAAACAAAAAATCTAAAATAATGCAAGGAAGACATCCTGTAGTTGAAAAATTTTCAAAAGAATATACATCAAATGATTTTGATATAGATAATGAAAACTTTTTTATAATTTTAACAGGACCAAATATGAGTGGAAAATCGACATATTTAAGACAAGTTGGAATAATAAGTGTAATGGCTCAAATTGGGTGTTTTGTACCTGCTAAAAAGGCACTTTTACCTATTTATGATAGAATTTTTACAAGAATAGGCGCAAGAGATGATATCATTACAGGAAAATCAACTTTCTTAATGGAAATGTTGGAAATGTCAACTATATTAAATAATGCTACTAAAAATAGTTTGGTTTTATTAGATGAAGTTGGAAGAGGTACGAGTACTTTAGATGGTATTTCTGTTGCCTGGGCAATTTCTGAATATATTTTTCAAGTAATAGGATCAATTTCTATATTTGCTACTCATTATACTGAATTAACTATGATGGCTGATATTTATGAAGGTGTTACTACTAAAAGGGTTAAAGTTTTAGAAACTGAAAATGGTGTCATTTTCTTACACAAAATTGAGGATGGTGTAAGTGATAACAGCTATGGAATAGAAGTTGCAAAGTTGGCAGGGTTTCCAATTGATATAATTACACGTTCTAAAGAAGTTTTGGATTTAATATCAAATAAGATAGATTTAGAAAATAACTTAAAAAAAATGAAAAATGTAAAGAAAAAGAGATATAAAGTTCCTAAAGGGCAAATAAAAATATTTTGA
- the clpP gene encoding ATP-dependent Clp endopeptidase proteolytic subunit ClpP, which yields MPVVVESNGRYERSYDIYSRLLKDRIIFIGSPIEETIANVVVAQLLFLESQDPEKDIYIYINSPGGSVTDGLAIYDTMQYIKPDVSTICIGQAASMGAVLLSGGTKGKRFALPNSRVMIHQIAGGAEGVATDVQIRLNEMQRLKKILYDILSFHTGQTYKKIEKDCDRDNFMSAEEAVKYGLIDKVIGSRKEIEK from the coding sequence ATGCCGGTAGTTGTTGAATCAAATGGACGTTATGAAAGATCCTATGATATATATTCTAGATTATTAAAAGATAGAATTATCTTTATAGGTTCACCAATAGAAGAAACTATTGCAAATGTAGTTGTTGCACAATTATTATTTCTTGAATCTCAAGATCCTGAAAAAGATATTTATATTTATATAAATTCTCCAGGGGGATCTGTAACAGATGGTCTTGCAATTTATGATACTATGCAATATATAAAACCAGATGTATCTACTATTTGTATAGGCCAAGCTGCATCAATGGGTGCAGTATTATTATCTGGAGGTACAAAAGGTAAAAGATTTGCTCTTCCAAATTCCAGAGTAATGATACATCAAATAGCTGGCGGTGCTGAGGGTGTTGCAACCGATGTTCAAATAAGATTAAATGAAATGCAACGCTTAAAGAAAATACTTTATGATATATTGAGTTTCCACACTGGTCAAACATACAAAAAAATTGAAAAAGATTGCGATAGAGATAATTTTATGTCAGCAGAAGAAGCTGTAAAATATGGATTAATAGATAAAGTTATAGGTTCAAGAAAAGAAATTGAAAAATAA
- a CDS encoding extracellular matrix/biofilm biosynthesis regulator RemA family protein — translation MFIPITKDSYLVAERIHSVIPEEFLQFRKIKKIFQENDVLAQLEKKPIKGGIKLIDITYGKSVETVIFMDSGHMVLTSVNANKIIDKVKKGRRNEL, via the coding sequence ATGTTTATTCCAATAACAAAAGATTCTTATTTAGTTGCAGAAAGAATACATTCTGTTATTCCAGAAGAATTCTTGCAATTTAGAAAAATAAAAAAAATATTTCAAGAAAATGATGTTTTAGCTCAACTTGAAAAAAAACCTATAAAAGGTGGAATAAAATTAATTGATATAACTTATGGAAAAAGTGTTGAAACCGTTATTTTTATGGATAGTGGCCATATGGTTTTAACTTCCGTTAATGCTAATAAAATAATAGATAAAGTAAAAAAGGGGAGGAGGAATGAACTTTGA
- a CDS encoding cation diffusion facilitator family transporter, producing the protein MNDDNRNKLVNRAAYAGIIGNTFLAILKLFIGIFTGSLAILADGIDTTTDIATSFLTLIAAKISNKPPDKSHPYGHEKIETIITKLLSLVIIFAGYNLLIKSIKNIITPEFKINNLILVLITASISVIIKYFLFKYKLKIGKKINSPSSIADAMNMKNDVLISLSVLIGITIYYFTGIKILDPIIALLVSLMIFKVGFETFFEASNDLMDGSKNLGKIYLDIVNVVDKYEDIKNPHKIRVRKSGFVFFVDMHLEINGEKTINEAHSIIMKIEKEIKQLNVYIKDITIHVEPIGNNEKECFGYDENLIKRTFGNEEENNGI; encoded by the coding sequence ATGAATGATGATAACAGAAATAAACTTGTAAATAGAGCTGCATATGCTGGAATAATAGGAAATACATTTTTGGCTATATTAAAATTATTTATAGGTATATTTACTGGAAGTTTAGCAATATTAGCTGATGGAATAGATACTACCACTGATATAGCAACTTCATTTTTAACATTAATCGCAGCAAAAATTTCTAATAAACCTCCAGATAAATCTCATCCTTATGGACATGAAAAAATAGAAACAATAATAACAAAATTACTTTCTCTTGTAATAATATTTGCAGGATACAATTTATTAATAAAATCTATAAAAAATATAATAACTCCGGAATTTAAAATTAACAATTTAATTTTAGTATTGATAACAGCATCAATTTCTGTTATTATAAAATATTTTCTTTTTAAATACAAATTAAAAATTGGCAAAAAAATAAATAGTCCATCTTCAATTGCAGATGCAATGAATATGAAAAATGATGTCTTAATATCCCTTTCAGTATTGATAGGAATAACCATTTACTATTTTACTGGAATAAAAATATTAGATCCTATAATAGCTTTATTAGTTTCATTAATGATTTTTAAAGTTGGATTTGAAACTTTTTTTGAAGCTTCAAACGATTTAATGGATGGTTCTAAAAACCTTGGTAAAATATACCTTGATATAGTAAACGTAGTAGATAAATATGAAGATATCAAAAATCCACATAAAATAAGAGTTAGAAAATCTGGATTTGTTTTTTTTGTAGACATGCATCTTGAAATAAATGGAGAAAAAACAATAAATGAAGCACATTCAATAATAATGAAAATAGAAAAAGAAATCAAACAATTAAATGTTTATATAAAAGATATAACTATCCATGTAGAACCAATAGGAAATAATGAAAAAGAATGTTTTGGATACGATGAAAATCTAATAAAAAGAACATTTGGAAATGAGGAGGAAAACAATGGAATTTGA
- the obgE gene encoding GTPase ObgE — MEFDFLDEARIYVKAGRGGNGSVNFRREKYVPKGGPDGGDGGNGGNVIIKSVLTKNTLIDFKFKKKFVAEDGVAGTRKKQFGRNGKDTIIEVPVGTMIYDEDTEELIADLTYPEQYVVIARGGKGGKGNAKFANSKMQAPKIAEKGIEGEERNIKFILKLIADIGIVGFPNVGKSTLISKISNAKPKIANYHFTTLKPNLGVVKVGEGNSFVVADIPGLIEGAHEGTGLGDKFLRHIERCHVIVHIVDISGIEGRDPIDDYYKIRKELENFSEILASKKEIIVANKLDLITEEETQKKLKEFTEKTGKEIFEISAYTGYNTDKLISKMWNLISKDRIEYIKRIQKFLKTQPERVKLKVEPVNIPIDFKIKIEVVKWSKDTYEVTGSSVEKLLNKYNIMQEDSKRKIIHLLEENGMDRALLSAGIKEGDTVYIGDLAFEYIP; from the coding sequence ATGGAATTTGATTTTTTAGATGAAGCAAGAATATATGTTAAAGCAGGTAGAGGCGGAAATGGTTCCGTAAATTTTAGAAGAGAAAAATACGTTCCAAAAGGCGGTCCAGATGGTGGCGATGGAGGAAATGGAGGAAACGTAATAATAAAATCTGTTTTAACAAAAAATACTTTAATAGACTTTAAATTCAAAAAGAAATTTGTTGCAGAAGATGGTGTAGCTGGAACAAGAAAAAAACAATTTGGAAGAAATGGTAAAGATACAATAATTGAAGTTCCTGTTGGAACAATGATTTATGATGAAGATACGGAAGAATTAATAGCAGATTTAACTTATCCAGAACAATACGTAGTAATTGCTCGTGGAGGAAAAGGTGGAAAAGGTAATGCAAAGTTTGCAAATTCAAAAATGCAAGCTCCTAAAATTGCAGAAAAAGGCATCGAAGGAGAAGAAAGAAATATAAAATTTATACTAAAATTAATAGCAGATATAGGAATAGTTGGATTTCCAAATGTAGGAAAATCAACATTAATTTCAAAAATTTCTAATGCAAAACCAAAAATAGCAAATTATCATTTTACAACATTAAAACCAAATCTTGGCGTAGTAAAAGTTGGAGAAGGCAATTCATTTGTTGTTGCAGATATACCAGGATTAATTGAAGGAGCCCATGAAGGAACAGGACTTGGAGATAAATTTTTAAGACATATAGAAAGATGTCATGTTATAGTTCATATTGTAGATATTTCTGGAATAGAAGGTAGAGATCCTATTGATGACTACTATAAAATAAGAAAAGAATTAGAAAATTTTTCAGAAATTTTAGCCTCAAAAAAAGAAATTATTGTTGCAAATAAACTTGATTTAATAACAGAAGAAGAAACTCAAAAAAAATTAAAAGAATTTACAGAAAAAACAGGTAAAGAAATATTTGAAATTTCAGCATATACTGGATATAACACAGATAAACTAATAAGTAAAATGTGGAACTTAATAAGCAAAGATCGAATTGAATACATAAAAAGAATTCAAAAATTCTTAAAAACTCAACCAGAAAGAGTAAAATTAAAGGTAGAACCAGTAAATATACCAATCGATTTTAAAATTAAAATAGAAGTAGTAAAATGGAGTAAAGATACTTACGAAGTTACAGGCTCAAGTGTAGAAAAACTTTTAAATAAATATAATATTATGCAAGAAGATTCTAAAAGAAAAATAATCCATCTTCTTGAAGAAAATGGAATGGATAGAGCACTCCTAAGTGCTGGAATAAAAGAAGGAGATACCGTTTACATAGGTGATCTTGCATTTGAATACATACCTTAA
- the nadD gene encoding nicotinate (nicotinamide) nucleotide adenylyltransferase, producing the protein MIVLFGGTFNPPHIAHKIIAEVAYDELKPSRFLIIPASVPPHKTNNFIVDFNIRYNWLKKVFSSKFEISNIENKLPKPSYSFQTIEYFSKKDKVILLIGEDSLLNFKKWYKWEEILKKCTLAVYPRFFKNKINTDIPYIKINSPLIDISSTTIRNRITQKKTINGMVEDKIKDEIIKVYTYFTQI; encoded by the coding sequence ATGATTGTTTTATTTGGAGGAACATTCAATCCACCACACATTGCTCATAAAATAATAGCAGAAGTAGCTTATGATGAACTAAAACCAAGTAGATTTTTAATAATTCCTGCATCTGTACCACCACATAAAACTAATAATTTTATAGTTGATTTTAATATAAGATATAACTGGTTAAAAAAAGTTTTTTCGTCAAAATTTGAAATTAGTAATATAGAAAACAAATTACCAAAACCATCATATTCATTTCAAACTATTGAATATTTTTCAAAAAAAGATAAAGTTATTTTACTCATTGGAGAAGATTCACTACTAAACTTTAAAAAATGGTATAAATGGGAAGAAATATTAAAAAAATGTACTTTAGCTGTTTATCCACGATTTTTTAAAAATAAAATTAATACAGATATCCCATATATAAAAATAAATTCACCATTAATTGATATATCTTCTACTACTATAAGAAATCGAATAACCCAAAAGAAAACAATAAATGGAATGGTTGAAGATAAAATAAAAGATGAAATAATCAAAGTTTATACTTATTTTACACAAATTTAA
- a CDS encoding aldehyde dehydrogenase family protein, protein MLLEMKEYFFIGKTKDVNFRIEQLKKLKKSIIKYTDEIIVALEKDLGRHKYETYAAEIGTVLKSINYSIKNIKKWSKVKKVKTPLHLFSAKSYINPEPYGVVLIIGPFNYPFNLLIEPMIGAITAGNTVVIKPSEDTPNVSKVINKIISENYDFNYIRVVEGEKEIVSNLINMKFDFIFFTGSVKVGKIIMEAASKNLTPVTLELGGKSPCIVDKTANIKVSAKRIAWGKCFNAGQTCVAPDYLIIHKSVKEQFIKEFKQAISNFYGHEIEKSKDYARIINEKQMNRLIKIIEEDKSKVIFGGEYNLKEKYISPTLLNNVNWNDASMKDEIFGPLLPILEYENIEDVSKIINERPKPLAVYIFSESKNNQKYIIENTSSGGFGINETVSHFTSHYMPFGGVGNSGLGSYHGEASFRQFSHFKSILNKSTKINLNVQFPPYTEKKFKLVKKILK, encoded by the coding sequence ATGCTACTTGAAATGAAAGAATATTTTTTTATAGGAAAAACAAAAGATGTAAACTTTAGAATAGAACAGTTAAAAAAACTAAAAAAATCAATTATTAAATACACTGATGAAATTATAGTAGCCTTAGAAAAAGATTTAGGTAGACATAAATATGAAACTTATGCAGCAGAAATAGGAACCGTGTTAAAAAGTATCAACTATTCAATAAAAAATATAAAAAAATGGAGTAAAGTAAAAAAAGTTAAAACGCCACTACATTTGTTTAGTGCAAAGAGTTATATTAACCCAGAACCATATGGTGTTGTATTGATTATAGGACCATTTAATTATCCTTTTAATCTTTTAATAGAACCAATGATAGGAGCTATAACCGCTGGGAATACAGTAGTTATAAAACCATCAGAAGATACACCAAATGTTTCAAAAGTAATAAATAAAATAATTTCTGAAAATTATGATTTTAATTATATAAGGGTTGTAGAAGGAGAAAAAGAAATTGTTTCTAATTTAATCAATATGAAGTTTGATTTTATATTTTTTACTGGAAGTGTAAAAGTTGGAAAGATTATAATGGAAGCAGCAAGTAAAAATTTAACTCCAGTAACATTAGAGCTTGGAGGAAAGAGTCCTTGTATTGTAGATAAAACAGCAAACATTAAAGTTTCAGCTAAAAGGATTGCTTGGGGGAAATGTTTTAATGCAGGTCAAACTTGTGTAGCGCCAGATTACCTTATAATTCATAAATCAGTAAAAGAACAATTTATAAAAGAATTTAAACAAGCCATAAGTAATTTTTATGGTCATGAAATTGAAAAATCAAAAGATTATGCAAGAATAATTAATGAAAAACAAATGAACAGATTAATTAAAATAATTGAAGAGGATAAAAGTAAAGTGATTTTTGGTGGAGAATATAATTTAAAAGAAAAATATATATCTCCAACTCTTTTAAATAATGTAAATTGGAATGATGCTTCTATGAAAGATGAAATATTTGGCCCATTATTGCCAATTTTAGAGTATGAAAATATTGAAGATGTTTCAAAAATAATTAATGAAAGGCCAAAACCTTTAGCTGTTTATATATTTTCTGAAAGTAAAAATAATCAAAAGTATATTATTGAAAATACAAGTTCTGGAGGTTTTGGAATAAATGAGACTGTAAGTCATTTTACTTCACATTATATGCCTTTTGGAGGCGTTGGAAATTCTGGATTAGGTTCTTATCATGGAGAAGCAAGTTTTAGACAATTTTCCCATTTTAAAAGTATTTTAAATAAATCCACAAAGATAAATTTAAACGTTCAATTTCCACCATATACAGAAAAAAAATTCAAACTTGTAAAAAAGATTTTAAAATAA